In Oryza brachyantha chromosome 2, ObraRS2, whole genome shotgun sequence, a single window of DNA contains:
- the LOC102712334 gene encoding translation initiation factor eIF-2B subunit epsilon isoform X2: protein MSQKKSRGGGGGAAAGEDPEDLSRSPLQAVLLADSFTLKFRPITLERPKVLLPLVNVPMIEYTLSWLESAGVEEVFVFCCAHAQQVKEHLAKAGWTGKAAAREMTVTAVESHDAISAGDALRVMYGRGVIHGDFVLISGDTISNMNLQDALQEHKDRRKKDPLAVMTMIIKHSKPSILTHQTRLGNDEIVMAIDPETKELLYYEDRADGSSLYVTIDKHILASNPTLQLCNNMEDCYIDICSPEVLSLFTDNFDYQHLRRHFVKGLLVDDIMGYKIYTHEIRSSYAARIDNFRSYDTVSKDIIQRWTYPMVPDVLSFGDRQEIKLHRQGIYKASDVTLSHSAQIGANSVIGNATSIGENCKVSNSVIGEGCNIGKNVLIHGSYIWDNVIIEDGCKVSNSLICDGVHLRAGATVEPGCILSFKVEVGKNVVVPAYSKVSLLPQPSNEDSDEELEYADTNSGVTDSPPFSSMRSADHPTVSDDDDLEASETGTCGVAGYIWANVDTGVQEEWRQSIGPIPKDKLKELQHAASFDDDDDGSEDDLNNRPTVLDQDDDSDVSVAEDDDYSKFEKEVEETFQRALDGIHQDNLILEINALRLSYSLQHADCAGALFHSVMRSALVAAQSTNGSLLKTTAEALGKWKDLLRNYTKSVDEEALSCQVAILQFEPRILARNFEGRKHVF, encoded by the exons ATGTCGCAGAAGAAAtcgcgcggcgggggcgggggagccgccgccggcgaagacCCCGAGGACCTCTCCCGCTCGCCCCTCCAggccgtcctcctcgccgacagCTTCACGCTCAAGTTCCGCCCCATCACGCTCGAGCGCCCCAAG gtgctgctgccgctggTGAATGTGCCGATGATCGAGTACACGTTGTCGTGGCTAGAGTCAGCGGGGGTGGAGGAGGTCTTCGTCTTCTGCTGCGCGCACGCCCAGCAGGTCAAGGAGCACCTAGCGAAGGCGGGGTGGACGGGGAAGGCCGCTGCCAGGGAGATGACCGTCACAGCTGTGGAGTCGCATGACGCGATCAGCGCAGGTGACGCGCTGCGCGTCATGTACGGCCGTGGAGTT ATTCATGGAGATTTTGTTCTAATCAGCGGTGATACCATCAGCAACATGAATTTGCAAGATGCTCTCCAGGAACATAAAgacagaaggaaaaaagacCCACTTGCTGTCATGACTATGATTATAAAGCATTCAAAACCTTCAATCCTGACGCACCAAACACGGCTAGGTAATGACGAAATTGTTATGGCGATAGATCCTGAGACTAAAGAGCTACTTTATTACGAGGACAGGGCAGATGGCTCAAGTCTGTATGTGACAATTGATAAGCACATTCTGGCCAGTAATCCTACTCTCCAGTTGTGTAATAATATGGAG GACTGCTATATTGATATATGCTCACCAGAAGTTCTTAGTCTTTTTACGGATAACTTTGATTATCAGCATCTTCGGCGCCATTTTGTCAAGGGTTTACTAGTTGATGAT ATTATgggttataaaatatatacccaTGAAATACGATCAAGTTATGCGGCCAGAATAGATAATTTTAGGAGTTATGATACAGTGAGTAAGGATATAATTCAAAGGTGGACTTACCCTATGGTACCTGACGTCCTGTCTTTTGGTGATCGTCAAGAAATCAAACTTCATCGGCAGGGAATCTATAAGGCATCAG ATGTAACACTGTCACATTCTGCACAAATTGGTGCCAATTCTGTTATTGGCAATGCAACAAGCATTGGAGAGAACTGCAAGGTGTCCAATTCAGTTATAGGAGAGGGTTGCAATATTggaaaaaatgttttgattCATGGGTCCTATATATGGGACAATGTCATAATTGAAGATGGATGCAAAGTGAGTAACTCACTAATCTGTGATGGCGTTCATTTAAGGGCAGGGGCTACTGTTGAACCTGGCTGCATACTGTCATTTAAG GTTGAAGTTGGAAAGAACGTTGTTGTTCCTGCCTATTCGAAAGTGTCACTACTCCCTCAACCTTCAAATGAAGATAGTGATGAGGAGCTTGAGTATGCCGACACCAATTCCGGAGTTACAGATAGTCCAC CCTTTTCCAGCATGAGGAGCGCTGACCACCCTACTGtatctgatgatgatgacttGGAGGCATCAGAG ACTGGAACCTGTGGTGTCGCTGGTTACATATGGGCAAATGTTGATACTGGAGTTCAGGAAGAATGGAGACAATCAATTGGTCCAATTCCTAAAGATAAACTCAAAGAATTGCAGCATGCTGCTTCctttgatgatgatgacgatggATCAGAAGATGACTTGAACAACCGTCCAACTGTACTGGACCAAGATGATGATTCTGATGTTAGCGTGGCTGAGGATGATGATTATTCTAAGTTTGAGAAAGAG GTGGAAGAGACTTTCCAACGTGCACTGGATGGGATCCATCAAGATAACTTGATACTAGAAATTAATGCACTCAG GTTATCTTATAGCCTTCAACATGCGGACTGTGCTGGAGCTTTGTTCCATTCTGTTATGAGGAGTGCATTAGTGGCTGCACAATCTACTAACG GCAGCCTTCTAAAGACAACTGCAGAAGCTCTTGGCAAGTGGAAGGACCTACTGCGAAATTACACTAAGTCAGTTGATGAGGAG GCTCTCTCTTGCCAAGTTGCCATCTTGCAATTTGAACCCAGGATTTTAGCCAGAAATTTTGAGGGAAGGAAACATGTGTTCTGA
- the LOC102711778 gene encoding cinnamoyl-CoA reductase 1-like — protein MSSSDSVEASNGEKKQQMVCVTGAGGFIGSWVVKELLLRGYRVRGTARDPRKNAHLLELEGAGERLTLCRADVLDYASLRAAFAGCHGVFHIASPVSKDPNLVPVAIEGTRNVMRAAADMGVRRVVFTSSYGAVHMNPSRSPDAVLDETCWSDPEFCRREDIYCYAKMMAERTAMEEAARRRLELAVVVPCVTVGPILQPAVNFSCHHVVRYLTGAAATYPNAVAAYADVRDVARAHVLVYERPDARGRYLCIGTVVHRADLLRMLKDLFPCYPATSKCEDERNPMVKPYKFSNQRLRDLGLEFTPLRQSLQEAIVCLQRKGLLPVTVPQKRACL, from the exons ATGTCGTCGAGTGATTCCGTCGAGGCCAGCAATGGcgagaagaagcagcagaTGGTGTGCGTGACGGGAGCGGGAGGGTTCATCGGGTCGTGGGTGGTGAaggagctgctgctgcgcggCTACCGCGTCAGGGGAACCGCCAGGGATCCCCGCAAGAACGCGCACCTGCTCGAGCTGGAGGGAGCCGGCGAGCGGCTCACCCTGTGCCGCGCCGACGTCTTGGACTACGCCAGCCTGCGCGCGGCGTTCGCCGGCTGCCATGGCGTCTTCCACATCGCCTCCCCGGTGTCCAAGGACCCG AATCTGGTGCCGGTCGCGATCGAGGGGACGAGGAACGTGatgagagcggcggcggacatGGGCGTGCGCCGCGTGGTGTTCACGTCGTCGTACGGCGCCGTGCACATGAACCCCAGCAGGAGCCCCGACGCCGTCCTCGACGAGACATGCTGGAGCGACCCGGAATTCTGCCGGCGAGAGGAC ATATACTGCTACGCCAAGATGATGGCGGAGAGGACGGcgatggaggaggcggcgaggcggcggctggagctggcggtggtggtgccgtGCGTGACGGTGGGCCCCATCCTTCAGCCGGCCGTCAACTTCAGCTGCCACCACGTCGTCCGCTACCTgacgggcgccgccgccacctacccaaacgccgtcgccgcctacgCCGACGTCCGCGACGTCGCCCGCGCGCACGTCCTCGTCTACGAGCGCCCCGACGCCCGCGGCCGCTACCTCTGCATCGGCACCGTCGTCCACCGCGCCGACCTCCTCCGCATGCTTAAGGACCTCTTCCCCTGCTACCCCGCCACTTCCAA GTGTGAGGACGAAAGGAATCCGATGGTGAAACCGTACAAGTTCTCCAACCAGAGGCTCAGGGATTTGGGGTTGGAGTTCACTCCGCTGAGGCAGAGCCTGCAGGAGGCAATCGTGTGTCTGCAACGCAAGGGCCTCCTGCCTGTCACGGTGCCACAAAAGCGTGCGTGCTTGTAG
- the LOC102716196 gene encoding cinnamoyl-CoA reductase 1-like, producing the protein MSMLPNCKVVTNNGDDAKRQLVCVTGAGGFIGSWVVRELLLRGYRVRGTARDPADGKNAHLLALGGAGGERLSLCRADVLDFASLRAAFAGCHGVFHVACPVSNHDPELVKVAVEGTRNVMNAAADMGVRRVVFTSSYGAVHMNPSRSPDTVVDETCWSDPEFCRRTDMYCYAKTVAERTASEEASRRGLHLAVVVPSMTMGPMLQQTLNLSATHVAKYLTGAKKSYPNAVAAYADVRDVARAHVLVYERPDARGRYLCIGTVVHRADLLQILKDLFPYYPATTTTKCEDDGKPMAQPYKFSNKRLQDLGLVFTPLKQSLYETVICMQHKGHLPVIVPQRLSCL; encoded by the exons ATGTCGATGTTGCCCAACTGCAAGGTGGTGACCAACAATGGCGACGACGCCAAGCGGCAGCTGGTGTGCGTGACCGGAGCGGGGGGCTTCATCGGGTCGTGGGTGGTGCGAGAGCTCCTCCTCCGTGGCTACCGCGTCAGGGGAACCGCCAGGGATCCCGCGGACGGCAAGAACGCCCACCTGCTCGCGCTGGGgggagccggcggcgagcggctcTCCCTGTGCCGCGCCGACGTCTTGGACTTCGCCAGCCTGCGCGCCGCGTTCGCCGGCTGCCATGGCGTCTTCCACGTCGCCTGCCCGGTGTCCAACCATGATCCA GAGCTGGTGAAGGTCGCGGTGGAGGGGACGAGGAACGTGAtgaacgcggcggcggacatgGGCGTGCGCCGCGTGGTGTTCACGTCGTCCTACGGCGCCGTGCACATGAACCCCAGCAGGAGCCCCGACACCGTCGTCGACGAGACCTGCTGGAGCGACCCCGAATTCTGCCGGCGAACTGAC ATGTATTGCTACGCGAAGACGGTTGCGGAGAGGACGGCGAGCGAGGAGGCGTCCAGGCGCGGGCTTCACCTCGCGGTGGTGGTGCCGTCGATGACGATGGGTCCCATGCTGCAGCAGACGCTCAACCTCAGCGCCACGCACGTCGCCAAATACCTCACCGGCGCCAAGAAGTCGTACCCgaacgccgtcgccgcctacgCCGACGTCCGTGACGTCGCCCGCGCGCACGTCCTCGTCTACGAGCGCCCCGACGCCCGCGGCCGCTACCTCTGCATCGGCACCGTCGTCCACCGCGCCGACCTCCTCCAGATCCTCAAGGACCTCTTCCCCTACTACCCCGCCACTACCACCACCAA GTGTGAGGACGACGGGAAGCCGATGGCGCAGCCGTACAAGTTCTCGAACAAGAGGCTCCAGGACCTGGGTTTGGTGTTCACTCCACTGAAGCAGAGTTTGTACGAGACAGTCATCTGCATGCAGCACAAGGGTCACCTACCTGTCATCGTTCCACAGCGGCTCTCGTGCCTGTAG
- the LOC102712056 gene encoding cinnamoyl-CoA reductase 1-like, whose translation MSSISKVNSNGVSKVNNNGDDTRQQQKQLVCVTGAGGFIGSWVVRELLLHDYRVRAAVRDPADRKNAHLLALEGAGGERRRLSLCRADVLDVAGLLAAFAGCHGVFHVACPLSKHDPELMPVAVEGTRNVVNAAADMGVRRVVFTSSYGAVHMNPARSPDAVLDETCWSDLAFCRQKDMYCYAKTVAEITAMEEATKRGLELAVVVPSMTVGPMLQPTLNLSSTHVANYLTGAKRSYPNAVAAYVVVRDVARAHVLVYERPDACGRFLCIGTVVHRADLLQMLKDLFPLYSITAECEDKGKVMVKPYEFSNQRLRDLGLEFTPLRTSLYEAVICMQHKGHLLPVVSP comes from the exons ATGTCGTCCATTTCCAAGGTCAATAGCAATGGCGTTTCCAAGGTCAATAACAATGGCGATGACAcgcggcagcagcagaagcagctgGTCTGTGTGACCGGAGCAGGTGGCTTCATCGGGTCATGGGTGGTGCGggagctcctcctccatgACTACCGCGTCCGGGCAGCCGTCAGGGACCCCGCGGACCGCAAGAACGCCCACCTGCTCGCGCTggagggcgccggcggcgagcggcggcggctctccCTGTGCCGCGCCGACGTGCTGGacgtcgccggcctcctcgcgGCGTTCGCCGGGTGCCATGGCGTCTTCCACGTCGCCTGCCCGCTGTCGAAGCACGACCCA GAGCTGATGCCGGTCGCGGTGGAGGGGACGAGGAACGTGgtgaacgcggcggcggacatgGGCGTCCGCCGCGTGGTGTTCACGTCGTCGTACGGCGCCGTGCACATGAACCCCGCCAGGAGCCCCGACGCCGTCCTCGACGAGACATGCTGGAGCGACCTGGCATTCTGCCGGCAGAAAGAC ATGTATTGCTACGCCAAGACGGTGGCCGAGATCACGGCCATGGAGGAGGCAACCAAGAGGGGCCTGGAGCTGGCCGTGGTGGTGCCGTCGATGACGGTGGGTCCCATGCTGCAGCCGACGCTCAACCTCAGCAGCACGCACGTCGCCAACTACCTCACCGGCGCCAAGAGGTCCTACCCgaacgccgtcgccgcctacgTCGTCGTCCGCGACGTCGCCCGCGCGCACGTCCTCGTCTACGAGCGCCCCGACGCCTGCGGCCGCTTCCTCTGCATCGGCACCGTCGTCCACCGCGCCGACCTCCTGCAGATGCTCAAGGACCTCTTCCCCCTGTACAGCATCACTGCAGA GTGTGAAGACAAAGGGAAGGTGATGGTAAAACCGTACGAGTTCTCGAACCAGAGGCTCAGGGATTTGGGCTTGGAATTCACTCCCCTGAGGACGAGTTTGTACGAGGCAGTCATATGCATGCAACACAAGGGTCACCTGCTGCCTGTCGTCTCACCATAG
- the LOC102712334 gene encoding translation initiation factor eIF-2B subunit epsilon isoform X1 produces the protein MSQKKSRGGGGGAAAGEDPEDLSRSPLQAVLLADSFTLKFRPITLERPKVLLPLVNVPMIEYTLSWLESAGVEEVFVFCCAHAQQVKEHLAKAGWTGKAAAREMTVTAVESHDAISAGDALRVMYGRGVIHGDFVLISGDTISNMNLQDALQEHKDRRKKDPLAVMTMIIKHSKPSILTHQTRLGNDEIVMAIDPETKELLYYEDRADGSSLYVTIDKHILASNPTLQLCNNMEDCYIDICSPEVLSLFTDNFDYQHLRRHFVKGLLVDDIMGYKIYTHEIRSSYAARIDNFRSYDTVSKDIIQRWTYPMVPDVLSFGDRQEIKLHRQGIYKASDVTLSHSAQIGANSVIGNATSIGENCKVSNSVIGEGCNIGKNVLIHGSYIWDNVIIEDGCKVSNSLICDGVHLRAGATVEPGCILSFKVEVGKNVVVPAYSKVSLLPQPSNEDSDEELEYADTNSGVTDSPPFSSMRSADHPTVSDDDDLEASETGTCGVAGYIWANVDTGVQEEWRQSIGPIPKDKLKELQHAASFDDDDDGSEDDLNNRPTVLDQDDDSDVSVAEDDDYSKFEKEVEETFQRALDGIHQDNLILEINALRLSYSLQHADCAGALFHSVMRSALVAAQSTNGSLLKTTAEALGKWKDLLRNYTKSVDEEMEILLKFEEMCQENAKEFSPLFSKILPYLYDKEVVSEDAILRWAEEKENADESDKVFVKQSEAFIQWLKEAEEEDEEEE, from the exons ATGTCGCAGAAGAAAtcgcgcggcgggggcgggggagccgccgccggcgaagacCCCGAGGACCTCTCCCGCTCGCCCCTCCAggccgtcctcctcgccgacagCTTCACGCTCAAGTTCCGCCCCATCACGCTCGAGCGCCCCAAG gtgctgctgccgctggTGAATGTGCCGATGATCGAGTACACGTTGTCGTGGCTAGAGTCAGCGGGGGTGGAGGAGGTCTTCGTCTTCTGCTGCGCGCACGCCCAGCAGGTCAAGGAGCACCTAGCGAAGGCGGGGTGGACGGGGAAGGCCGCTGCCAGGGAGATGACCGTCACAGCTGTGGAGTCGCATGACGCGATCAGCGCAGGTGACGCGCTGCGCGTCATGTACGGCCGTGGAGTT ATTCATGGAGATTTTGTTCTAATCAGCGGTGATACCATCAGCAACATGAATTTGCAAGATGCTCTCCAGGAACATAAAgacagaaggaaaaaagacCCACTTGCTGTCATGACTATGATTATAAAGCATTCAAAACCTTCAATCCTGACGCACCAAACACGGCTAGGTAATGACGAAATTGTTATGGCGATAGATCCTGAGACTAAAGAGCTACTTTATTACGAGGACAGGGCAGATGGCTCAAGTCTGTATGTGACAATTGATAAGCACATTCTGGCCAGTAATCCTACTCTCCAGTTGTGTAATAATATGGAG GACTGCTATATTGATATATGCTCACCAGAAGTTCTTAGTCTTTTTACGGATAACTTTGATTATCAGCATCTTCGGCGCCATTTTGTCAAGGGTTTACTAGTTGATGAT ATTATgggttataaaatatatacccaTGAAATACGATCAAGTTATGCGGCCAGAATAGATAATTTTAGGAGTTATGATACAGTGAGTAAGGATATAATTCAAAGGTGGACTTACCCTATGGTACCTGACGTCCTGTCTTTTGGTGATCGTCAAGAAATCAAACTTCATCGGCAGGGAATCTATAAGGCATCAG ATGTAACACTGTCACATTCTGCACAAATTGGTGCCAATTCTGTTATTGGCAATGCAACAAGCATTGGAGAGAACTGCAAGGTGTCCAATTCAGTTATAGGAGAGGGTTGCAATATTggaaaaaatgttttgattCATGGGTCCTATATATGGGACAATGTCATAATTGAAGATGGATGCAAAGTGAGTAACTCACTAATCTGTGATGGCGTTCATTTAAGGGCAGGGGCTACTGTTGAACCTGGCTGCATACTGTCATTTAAG GTTGAAGTTGGAAAGAACGTTGTTGTTCCTGCCTATTCGAAAGTGTCACTACTCCCTCAACCTTCAAATGAAGATAGTGATGAGGAGCTTGAGTATGCCGACACCAATTCCGGAGTTACAGATAGTCCAC CCTTTTCCAGCATGAGGAGCGCTGACCACCCTACTGtatctgatgatgatgacttGGAGGCATCAGAG ACTGGAACCTGTGGTGTCGCTGGTTACATATGGGCAAATGTTGATACTGGAGTTCAGGAAGAATGGAGACAATCAATTGGTCCAATTCCTAAAGATAAACTCAAAGAATTGCAGCATGCTGCTTCctttgatgatgatgacgatggATCAGAAGATGACTTGAACAACCGTCCAACTGTACTGGACCAAGATGATGATTCTGATGTTAGCGTGGCTGAGGATGATGATTATTCTAAGTTTGAGAAAGAG GTGGAAGAGACTTTCCAACGTGCACTGGATGGGATCCATCAAGATAACTTGATACTAGAAATTAATGCACTCAG GTTATCTTATAGCCTTCAACATGCGGACTGTGCTGGAGCTTTGTTCCATTCTGTTATGAGGAGTGCATTAGTGGCTGCACAATCTACTAACG GCAGCCTTCTAAAGACAACTGCAGAAGCTCTTGGCAAGTGGAAGGACCTACTGCGAAATTACACTAAGTCAGTTGATGAGGAG ATGGAAATACTATTGAAGTTTGAGGAAATGTGCCAAGAAAATGCAAAAGAATTTTCTCCTCTATTTTCAAAG ATCTTGCCTTACCTCTATGATAAAGAGGTAGTAAGTGAAGATGCAATTTTGAGATGggcagaggagaaagaaaatgcTGATGAATCTGATAAGGTTTTCGTCAAACAATCTGAAGCTTTCATTCAG TGGCTTAAGGAAGCGGAagaggaagatgaagaagaggaATAA
- the LOC102716481 gene encoding F-box protein PP2-B1-like → MEEVEACEIARLPEELLSAAISRTAPRDACRAAAVSPAFRAAADHDAVWACFIPRDLPPLADGELAPAPHSNKELFLRLSGSGAPFLLPDKLMGVWLDRETGAKCFMISARALVIIWGDTPQYWRWIPLTDSRFAEGAELRNVCWLEIRGKIHSKMLSPNSSYSIYMLFKIADEFYGLDSPFQEASVSLGGRGSTKSVCVQSYDSEDEDGSGQVPDNYWSITMVSRGPFRRQRVRRRNHRPVHLEEGVTLPQRRADGWMELEMGEFFNEEGEDGEVQFSLMETKGGNWKRGLIVQGIEVRLKKSG, encoded by the exons atggaggaggtggaggcatGCGAGATCGCGCGGCTGCCGGAGGAGCTCCTCTCCGCCGCGATCTCCCGCACCGCGCCGCGGGACgcctgccgcgccgccgccgtctccccggccttccgcgccgccgccgaccacgaCGCCGTCTGGGCCTGCTTCATCCCCCGCGacctcccgccgctcgccgacgGGGAGCTCGCCCCCGCGCCGCATTCCAACAAGGAGCTCTTCCTCCGCCTCTCCGGCTCCGGTGCCCCCTTCCTACTTCCGGACAAGCTCATG GGCGTATGGTTGGACAGGGAGACCGGGGCCAAGTGCTTCATGATTTCGGCCAGAGCGCTAGTAATTATCTGGGGCGATACGCCGCAGTACTGGCGTTGGATCCCTCTCACCGACTCTAG GTTTGCAGAAGGCGCTGAACTCAGAAATGTGTGCTGGTTGGAAATCCGTGGCAAGATACACAGCAAGATGCTCTCCCCAAACTCAAGCTATTCCATATATATGCTGTTTAAGATAGCTGATGAGTTCTATGGGCTCGATTCTCCATTCCAGGAGGCATCAGTCAGTCTGGGAGGTAGGGGATCAACAAAAAGTGTTTGTGTCCAAAGCTATGACAGTGAAGATGAGGATGGCAGCGGTCAGGTACCCGATAATTACTGGTCTATTACTATGGTCTCAAGGGGTCCATTTAGGCGACAAAGGGTGAGGAGAAGAAACCATCGTCCAGTTCATCTTGAAGAGGGTGTAACGCTCCCTCAGAGAAGGGCTGATGGCTGGATGGAGCTGGAGATGGGCGAATTCTTCAATGAGGAAGGTGAAGATGGAGAGGTTCAATTCAGCCTGATGGAGACCAAAGGAGGCAATTGGAAGAGAGGTCTTATTGTGCAGGGCATTGAGGTCAGACTTAAGAAATCTGGCTGA
- the LOC107303703 gene encoding LOW QUALITY PROTEIN: F-box protein PP2-B10-like (The sequence of the model RefSeq protein was modified relative to this genomic sequence to represent the inferred CDS: inserted 1 base in 1 codon), giving the protein MEEVEACEIARLPERLLSAAISRTAPRDACRAAAVSPAFRAAADHDAVWACFIPRELPPLADGELAPAPPSNKELFLRLSGSGAPFLLPDKLMGVWLDRETGAKCFMISARALVIIWGDTPEYWRWXPLTDSRFAEGAELRNVCWLEIRGKIHSKMLSPNSSYSIYMLFKIADEFHGLDSPFQEASVSLGGRGSTKSVCVQSYHSEDEDGSVQVPDNYWPMTMGPFWRQRVRRRNHRPVHLEEGVTLPQRRADGWMELEMGEFFNEEGEDGEVQFSLMETKGGNWKRGLIVQGIEVRLKKSG; this is encoded by the exons atggaggaggtggaggcgtgCGAGATCGCGCGGCTGCCGGAGAGGCTCCTCTCCGCCGCGATCTCCCGCACCGCGCCGCGGGACgcctgccgcgccgccgccgtctccccggccttccgcgccgccgccgaccacgaCGCCGTCTGGGCCTGCTTCATCCCCCGCGAactcccgccgctcgccgacggcgagctcgcccccgcgccgccttcCAACAAGGAGCTCTTCCTCCGCCTCTCCGGCTCCGGTGCCCCCTTCCTACTTCCGGACAAGCTCATG GGCGTATGGTTGGACAGGGAGACCGGGGCCAAGTGCTTCATGATTTCGGCGAGAGCGCTGGTAATTATCTGGGGCGATACGCCGGAGTACTGGCGTT ATCCTCTCACCGACTCTAG GTTTGCAGAAGGCGCTGAACTCAGAAATGTGTGCTGGTTGGAAATCCGTGGCAAGATACACAGCAAGATGCTCTCCCCAAACTCAAGCtattcaatatatatgctGTTTAAGATAGCTGATGAGTTCCACGGGCTCGATTCTCCATTCCAGGAGGCATCAGTCAGTCTGGGAGGTAGGGGATCAACAAAAAGTGTTTGTGTCCAAAGCTATCACAGTGAGGATGAGGATGGCAGCGTTCAGGTGCCCGATAATTACTGGCCTATGACTATGGGTCCATTTTGGCGACAAAGGGTGAGGAGAAGAAACCATCGTCCAGTTCATCTTGAAGAGGGTGTAACGCTCCCTCAGAGAAGGGCTGATGGCTGGATGGAGCTGGAGATGGGCGAATTCTTCAATGAGGAAGGTGAAGATGGAGAGGTTCAATTCAGCCTGATGGAGACCAAAGGAGGCAATTGGAAGAGAGGTCTTATTGTGCAGGGCATTGAGGTCAGACTTAAGAAATCTGGCTGA
- the LOC102712611 gene encoding F-box protein PP2-B11-like: protein MDCEAASAGGAAIYRLPEECVAYAISMTTPGDACHSSAVSPAFKAAADSDAVWDRFLPPDHAAILARAVDASSAAASECASKKDLFARLCARPVLLDAATMSFGLDRRSGAKCVMLSARALSIAWGDDPSRWRWTPCLPGSRFPEVAELLDVCWLEITGKLQLSLLSPATTYAAYLVYSFADYTTGLECNIGMPSPKATVTVVVSGAGTTSRPPATEHKICLQHMGEDETMMHRQELVISLRKDFGRKVRLDPDMDIKCPRLRDGGGGGGWREVELGEFAVPGGAGGEEGVVEVSFKEETSRWKTGLIVQGIELRPKCMHC from the exons ATGGATTgcgaggcggcgtcggcgggtggcgcggcgatCTACCGGCTGCCGGAGGAGTGCGTGGCGTACGCGATCTCGATGACGACGCCGGGGGACGCCTGCCACTCCTCCGCCGTGTCGCCGGCGTtcaaggccgccgccgactccgacGCCGTCTGGGACCGCTTCCTGCCGCCCGACCACGCCGCCAtcctcgcccgcgccgtcgacgcgtcctccgccgccgccagcgaaTGCGCCTCCAAGAAGGATCTCTTCGCCCGCCTCTGCGCCCGTCCCGTCCTCCTCGACGCCGCCACCATG agCTTTGGGCTGGATCGACGGAGCGGCGCCAAGTGCGTGATGCTGTCGGCGAGGGCGCTGAGCATCGCGTGGGGAGACGATCCCTCTCGCTGGAGATGGACACCCTGCCTCCCCGGATCAAG GTTTCCTGAAGTGGCGGAGCTCTTGGATGTGTGCTGGCTGGAGATCACCGGCAAGCTGCAGCTCTCGCTgctctcgccggcgacgacctaCGCCGCCTACCTCGTCTACTCCTTCGCCGACTACACCACCGGCCTCGAGTGCAACATCGGCATGCCGTCTCCCAAGGCGACGGTgaccgtcgtcgtctccggcgccgggaCGACGAGCAgaccgccggcgacggagcACAAGATCTGCCTGCAGCACATGGGCGAGGACGAGACGATGATGCACCGGCAGGAGCTGGTGATCAGCCTCCGCAAGGACTTCGGGCGGAAGGTGAGGCTCGATCCCGACATGGACATCAAATGCCCGCGGCtgagggacggcggcggcggcggcgggtggaggGAGGTGGAGCTGGGAGAGTTCGCCGTgccgggcggcgccggcggcgaggagggggtGGTGGAGGTGAGCTTCAAGGAGGAGACCAGCCGGTGGAAGACGGGGCTCATCGTGCAAGGCATCGAGCTCAGGCCCAAATGCATGCACTGCTag